ACAGCTTTGGTTCGATCAGATTCGTTTCCGCGATGTTTTCACGGAGCAGGACAAGGTAGGATCCTGATACGAAACTCCTTTCGATCGGTTCCTCTTAAGCGAAACAGTACGACGAATAGAACAAACATTGACACAATTAAACTCGAGCGTGCGTAAAATCGAATCGTAAATGGTTGGAAGCAAAGAAAAGAAACGATCGAGGAGAATTATCGGATACAGCTACGGTATTCTGAAACGCGGATGCAGAGAATGACTGCGGATGTGGTTACGGATAGAATTGCGGACGTGAATGCGGATGGTAGCGGCGATCTAATTTTCGTGATATCTCGGCACACTCGCTTGCTATTACAGAATTAAACGATCGGCGTTAAACGAGAATTAATCACCGTGTTCAACTCATATCCTTCGATTCGAAAGAACGCGTTCGAGTTCGTCAGAGTTTAAACCCGTTAAGCATCGAAGTAGTGCCGAATCACGTTTCACGGTATACCGCGCAATACACCGAAACACGGTCCTACGTTTTTATCGATCCTTAATAATTCTACGTGAATTTCTCCATCGCGTCGACCGCCGTCGATAGAAAAAAACACGTTATTTCTCCTGCGCCCATAACGTTACTCTGCGTAATTGGCCTTTAAAATAGCACGATCACACTGTCGTACGTTACGAAACGATAGAGATAATTAAACGGATGACGATTCTTGCGCAGGTGATCTaaggaaagagaaagaaaggcgAAAAAGTGAAACTGTATAATACATGGAGAAtgtagagagaagaaaaaaaaaagatgtaacGCACGCGCGCTCGTGCTCATCTCTATGTGGGTGAGCGAGTACTCAAGTACCTGGGACAGGGAGGGTTGACGGTGTAAAAGTCGGGCCTGGAACGAGCTCGGGGTGTCGATGGTATGCTGCCTAGAGAGGGCCGCATGCGGCGGAGTTACAGAACTCTGACGGAACCAAGGTAATGAGATCTTCCTGCGTGCTTTCTTCACGATTGTCGCAGGTTTTCCTGCCGGTGACGTCATGACAGTTTTGCTGCTCGTGTTTAATTCACGTGCACGAACGAGATAACCGTGTAGAAGTGGCGAGACACAGGACTGGAGATGTCATTGATCGTACGAGCGACATGGTTTCCTTAGTCTCTCGCGTTTCTCAACAGGTCAAAGAGATTCGTCCGACGATTCGCCCCTCTAACTCACCATCGAACGGATCCATTCGAACCAAGTGTCGCGCCCGTACTGATCCCGTCACCTATCGTTCCTCGTATCCTCGCCCTCCTCCACACCCTCGCATACCTTACCGTGTTTCTCACCCTTTGCCCCCTACCCCTAATCTAACCCCAACCAGCGGCCTCCCCCACCTTCTTTTCTCCACTCTACCCTCGCGCCACTTCTCTTCTGTCGTGTCCACCCGTGCACGCGCTGCAACGCGCTTGCTCGCTTTTCGATTATTCTCGAACCCCACCTAACCGCGTTCTGGATATTCGCCGCTATTGCTATCCCACTACCGATATGTACTTTAGAGCCAAATCAGGGGAAGGACGTACACACGTATGTTCGCTGTATGTACACAGATGGACGACTACTTCTGTAGTCACCGTTTTCAGTTATGAACTTCTTTCGACAACTCTCCGTTTCAGCAATAAACGAACGCGGATATTCGATAACGCGATAACACGACCACGACCCATATATCCGTCGTAATCTCGTGTGTTCCGAAATAGGGATCGAATCGATTTCTTTTTGTTTTCCATTCTGAAGTTACAAAACAGAAGTGGCCGTGTTTCGTAATAGATTCGTTAGAAAATGAATGCATATGTAGACGAATCTTTCCAATTTATCTcttaaaatgtatgttaatAGCGTTGAAACGAAATCGTGCTAATTGGTATCAATTAGCAAATGATCGAAATAACGATGCTCGAAATGTTCAAGGATGTTTTCTCACATATCCTAcgatacaaactctatttcattcgATTTCTCTCAATACGACTCGATTGCATCAATAAAACTTACATCTAAGCAAAGAGAAAGGGGAGAAAGAAGAAATTGGAGGGTGACTAATTAATATGTTTAACTTACTTTATCGGAGTCCGTAGTGTTGGTGGAACCAAAGGACGCCAAGGAGTTTCTATCCAAATTTTCAACGCTATCGTCCAGAGAAGCACACTCCTCGAGATCCCTACTAGAACGTTGACTCGAACTCTTTTTGGCAGGACTCTTGGGCATGCTTAAACTAAAATATGTTTCCTGAATAACTTCGCGCAACCTTTTAACCCACAGTTGCTTAGCATCCATGGAATTAGCTCGAAGAACAACGCGTGTATCACTGGTCGGCGCCCGACCAGTCCAGACAGCGAACTTGCATTCGTCACCCTCAATATGTTCTGTCACGCCCAATTCGGAGGTCATCAGACGGCTCTTATAAATATACTTCACCTATCATTATAAACAAACAAAATACATTCGTTCTAAACGGAATCTAGCTTGAACTTCATCATCGTGAACGAATAGCGCGATAGATTTTCCTTTCATTCGCTTACCTTCCCAGCTGAATCTTTCACCTCTTTGCTAAAAAGTAAATACAACTCGAAAAGAAATATATGCCGGTCTCTGCCCTTTCTAATCAATTGCTTAGGATCCCACACCGTAAAAGAGTCCTGGAGCACTACATCACCTAGTGTATCTATTCTAACGTCGCAACCTTCCAACATGCTCAAATGTAAGGCATCGTTTGCTTTCTTAGGCACATTTAACATTACTTCTAAGCCGTCCTTTATCTCACCCTGTCCCTCCTGGCAACAAGCCTAAATCAAATGTAAAAGTCAACAAACAGACTAAAACGGATGAAGGTATAAAGAAGTAAAGACTTGTTTCGAAACACTTATCACACACACGCGTGTGCTTCTCAATATCTGTTCAGTTACAGTATAGAAAACGTGTAAAGGATAAAGGAGATAAATGTTTGCATTTCGATCACATACCTGAAGATCTTTGAGCAGTAACTGATATTTTGTTATTCTTTGCACAGGTTTAATTAGGTAGGCAGCGATCGGATGTTCAACTCGATGTTTCCTTTGTAATTCCTCAAACCACGTCCCGCCATGAGTAACTAACAACTGATTACTTTCCGGCTTGTTTTTGCAGTATGTCACATACATATCAAATTTTGGTGCCTGATCGACGAAAATAATATATTTCGTTACCAATATTCAAGTAATTTGTAACTGGTAAGTAGAGATTAAACGGCATGAAAACTAAGAACAGTATGCATAATGCTTACCCATGTGACGAAACAATGCCCAACGTCTTCTGGCATGGTTTCGTATTTTTCAAGTTCgcgaagaaaaatattactaTGGAAATGATGAATTTCTTCCATATTGCTAAATATTACCGACTCTCGACACTGCAAACCAGGTGGAACGTTTCCTTTTCCACATCGTGTTTCTTCCAAAAAGCATCGAATACACGTTTCCAAATCTTTCACGTAGGTTCGTTCCGTTTGTAGCAGTTCAGCCATTATAAATCTATGGACATGTTACGAATGATGCTGATGACAGACACGAAAAAAAGTAATATCCGCGATCACTTAATTTGCGGGTAGTCGAGTGATTGGGAATGAAGGGAAGGCGAGGAAGAGAACATACTCTTTTCGGCGTGCTGATCTTCTTTTCTCTTCGTTTAATTCTTTCAGATCTTTCCCCTTGATTTTCTCCTCAAGTAAAGGATCAGAATTTCGATCGATGGACAGATCCTTTTGGCCGTCGTCAGATTGAATTCCAAGATCGTCTTCGATTTGAGTTTTATAGCAATCCATACGTGTACTAAAATCCTTGTATCGTTGATCCACTTCAGCAACAGACTGTTTGATCGCTGCCGCATGAGCGTGACCCTTTTCGACCAAATTGTCAGCAAGTTGGATCAACAACTTCACCCTTTCTCTCGTTTCCTACCATGCAAACGAGTAgaaaagtaaataaaaaaaagccATAGAATATTTCTATTGTTTATTTAAGATTTAGAAAGGCGAAAACAAATTGAATCCTACCTTGGCGGCTCCCTTAAATTCATTGTGTTCTCGTAACAATTGTTCATTCTCAATACGATTTTTGCCAACGTTAGTATGCGTGGCTAAATATAATTCACCCGTCTCTCTGATCCACTCTAGTGCCTGTTTAGCAGTACGTTCAAATAAAATGTACTGATGACACTGATCCAATCGTTTTTTACGCTGTGTCCAATATTCGAGCACACGGTTCTCCTTACTGAGTAACTCTTCTAAAATACCTGGAACGTCGAAcgtaatgattcttaatatcTAGGCAATCCGTCCTTCTTTCAAAAACTTTTCATACAATATGATAAATGGTAATAGGTTACACGTTATAACTATTGTACGTTATAACCAGCGTAATATAAAACTAACTTTTAACTTTACTTTCAGAACCAACGCTGTTCGCTTGATAACTATAAAACTGAAGGCTGCGGTTTGTATACTTGAGGAATGTTTCCGCAGTTCGTCGTACCAACGTGCACGCTTTCAAGAATGCTTCCTTTTGTTCTTGATGCTTGCCGATAAGTACCGGCATTTGGCTCGCCTTTTCCCCAGCACACCAATCCTCATCTCTTTTGTATTCCCGTTCGAGACTATCTAGTACGGAACGAACTTGTTCCGCAGTCTTATAAAAATTAATGCTAGCAGTAACTAATTTGTGCCTCTCCTCCGCACACGTCACAAGTTGTTGCCACCTTTTGGTCACATCCTCAGCTACTTCTCTTATGCTCTTCGGATCATAATGATTTGCACTAACAAGCGCATCTGCTCTGTGCTTTACCTATAACAATCAATCATATGTTTTTGCTTATTCCTCCTCACGGCAGAAcgttattaaaataaaaaaaaaaaaaaaaacaagaacgcGTGCATTTACCTGAACGGCAGAAGTATGCGTTTTTTCAATAGCAACTTGAAATTGCTCATGCTCTATGCGAAGTTGTTCAGCATCCTGAAGATTTTCCGGAACTCGTAAAGAAGCCAACAACATAGCTTCTCCGTTGCGAATCCAATTGGCTACGTGTGTAGCATCGGTTTGTAGTTGGACCAACTGAGAAGTTTGCTCTAGGCGAACTCGTCTCATCTCCGCTAAGTCTTCCGCATCCATTTCCCTTTCGTTTAAAAATTCAAGAAGCACTTGTACTCTAGATGCAGCACTGTGCTGTCCATCCGCCATTATACAAACACCTGCTTGTTCCAATACCTGTGTATTACACGTAGGAAAATTGAATATGTAATTCACGATTAAAGTTAACAACATTATGAGTGACATTTCCCGTAACTCAAATTGCAATGCATTAACTATTTTTACCTGAGCAAGTTCTTGACCTTGTTGCAGAACCTGGTAAGCGGTATTCTGCATATGAGCAACACCGTCATTGTGTACACGTAATAATTGTTCCGGAGAACCTTCCCGTGGTGGACCTTGTAATTCTTGCGCCCACATCTCTAACTGTCCGCTTGCTTCTAAAGCATCTCTTTCAAATACGCGTAACCGTAGACAAAGCTCCAACCTCAATTTTCTGGTGGCCCACAACTCTTCCAACTCCTGTCTTAGTCCCGCTAGCCTGTCTAATGCAGCTTCTACAGCGGATATCTGGAAACCAATGCAGTTACCACGAAAGTGTTCTTCTGCGTATGATTATCTAAAATAAGTTTACGGTTTCCCAGAACAGCTAACGCAACAGTATGAATTGTTATTCCGCATGTAAAAATAGAACGAAAATACAAGGTAAAATTTTTACGTCTGAGACTCTGTTTTAAGTGAAATAGAATTTGAAAATTTCTTAAGTATACTCGCATACTTAATTAATTTCTGATTAAGTACGTTTAACGCGGGTATTGACTACATACACGCACAGACGCTGCAGACACAAACCAGCAATTTTGAATATATAAGAAGTTGAGGAAAGGAGAGTAGGACAACTTACAGAACCGGTAGTATCAGGAGCATCAGTTGACTCTCTAAGTTCTCGAAGCAAGGCTTCGCCCTGGACAATGGTTGACGTGCAAGCGTCCATACAAGAGAGACGATGTTGCGCACATTGTTCTAACAGTCTTTCCGCCGTTTCGAGATTCTCTGCCACTTCATCTTGTTGTAATTCTTGTCGCAACTCATCCACCCAACCACTTAACTGTTAAAATAACATACATTTCTTAAACTCTTCATTCGACATTAGTTTCTATACTTTTAATACATAATATCGATTCTACCTCTTTTTCATGTGTATAAAATACAACTGCCAAATCTAATCTTTGTCGTCGTTGCTCGACCCTTGTCGCAAAACTACGAACGTGAGCTTCTAATTCTTGTGCTACAGCGTATATTTCATCGGCAACACATTCACCCGTATGCGCCAATTCTTGCGCAGCGGTAAGTAATTTAGTGGCATTCGTATAAGTATTCTGAATAAACAAacaaaatattattcattaataTTCCTATTATTACGTACTCAGTAATTCCTGAATTATTATGTCAATCATTGAGTTACTACCTGTGCAACATTTTCAAAATGCTCATGACTTTTCTGGTACACTCTTGCTTTTTGAAGATTGCGGCCTACCCCAGTATTCTTCTGAATGAAAACTTCACCATGATTAGTTAGCCAATCCAAAACTTGCTTCACATCTTCTTGGAATAATCTGCAAATGATCAGTTATTGATTACAAATAATACAAACTACCTTAGAGAAAAACTAGTCAATACATTAACAAGATTAATCATTTTAATTTGGAAAAATgaaatatacacacacacacacacacacacatatatatatatatagagagagagagagagagagagagatacctTAATGCAAGCCGCTGATGTAATTTGACTTTTCGAGCATGCCAACGAGCTTCCAATGCCCTATGATGACCCAAAATTTGATGAATTACTGCTAATACGTGAGATGCACCCTCGCTATAGTCCGCAGCTGGATTTCCACTTACACCAGCATGTCCGTCGATGCTGTGTCCATCCTGACTCTAAACATGAATTAATCTTATTAATACAGTTGCCAAAATCTTTTGTCTCAAAGCAATTTCAGCATGTTTGTGTCGTTTATCATGCAGTGTTATAACGATCACTGTATTCTAAGCGTGCTTGTTGCAGTCTCATAAATACAAGTTGCAATATCTTGCTATATATTAGTTAATGCGAtaacaaaaaaattaaatacagaTATCTAcatgaaagaagaaaaaaagcatACTTTAAACAGGTAAACAGGTACTTTACACAGTGTGTTGTTATTCACAGTTTGCAACTTGTAGCATAGTATTATTGCAAAAGCATTTCATGCAAATCTCAGCACTTTCTCCAACAAAATAACCTACTATAAATGATTTATAAAAGAAAAATGAGAAACTAGAATTATATATGAAAACCAAAACAATAAAGATTAGTTTGCAGGCATGTACATGTACACTCGTGCACACCAATAGACGTACATGTTTTCTGGCTGTATGGTCTATCCCTTGCGGTTGATTACAGACTTGCACAAGGTGATCCAGTTGATAAAGAAGCTTCTTACTGGTACTATGCACCTAAACAACAGTAGGATTACCCAAAACCATATTTCAACTTCCGTTATGGTCATTGTTGATCGCGAACAGATACACAAGTTCATTTCACGAATTTTCGTAACGAAAAAGAACAAATCACTTGATAAGGACAAATCAATTTTTTCAAATTATTGTACGATGCATTCCGTTTCCTTCACTCACAGAGAGATAACTCTTACCATCTAGCCCTTTATCTTTCGAGACGTACAGAGTTGTCTCAGAGTAGGTAGAACAACCGAACAGATTATTTTACACAGAAAAATAAgttgaaaatataaaataaaattgcgTCGCCTTCcagaaaaatataattaaaaaatttacatAGTATTCAAAGCATTTGGCTAATTCCTTACTGAACAAATTTAATGCGAATGTCGACGAGTATTATTTCTTTCGCAAACCGATGCCCATACAATATTTACACGTTTTGAAAATTAATTCCTTTACCACTTAATTGATTTCAGATGAAGAAACTTATATCGAATACCACATAAGACGTACAAATTTTTTTCAGCTTAAAAATAGAATAATACAAACGACAGAAGGATTAAAAGTGGAAAGTTCATTAATAGCTGAATGTACTACTTTAATTCGTCGAACAATCGCTTGTGTGCAATGATGGGAGCAACAATCTATAAGCTAACAAATATAATTATGGGAACTACATTTCGATGTAATCTTTCGAGCAATAAAATGCATGCACTAGTCGCAAGAACACGTACATAGCGCATATCACAATACCAAGTGTAAGACAAAATGCATTCTAATATTTTTTTCCATTGAGCTTGAACAATTTTATGTAACTATTGTGCAGTGCTTCGAAAGGCTCTATTTCAATAGATGTGTTCGCGTGTATACATGCAGACTATCAAAagaatttttatataattatttgGATGAAAAATAAAGCTCACTAGTCAATGAAATATCTTTAAATGTATTTTATGTCTCTAGGAGACACCTTTTCGTTCAGTATCTGTGTTCTCCTTTACTGACTTTGCTAACGATTATTGAAACTGTAGTTACTGTGACCAAATACAATTACTTTTCATATGGTTACAGGTCATCTGAACAAGATGCAATAAATTATGTTCATTACGCAACACTTGATATATGATTGCTAACGAACGCAAAATTACATGCGACATTACACAAAATGTTACACTATCTACATACAATTTAGTGATACATATTACTAATACACCGAAAAAGGAATCTTTTTTATTGTGGAGAAATTCTATTGCCTGTGGCAAATCATTTATTTGATGATTTTTATGAGaactaaaattaaataaatgcaaaaaaattaattttcaaaacGTGTCAACAATGTCGATGCTCACTTGTAAATAGGACACATCAGCATCCGCATTGAATCTTTAATCAGGAGTTGACGTGTACTCGATAAATTTTTTAACTCGATTAGAAAACGAGACCTGAAAAACCTTATTCCACGTTTTCAACTTATCTTTGCATATAGAATAATTTTCTGCTTGATTGTTCAAACCAATTTGTACTCAGAAATTGGCCAAGTGCATACATGctccataaattttttaatctcCTTTTCGACTAAGTCGCAAACAAAGAAATTTTATTGCATATTTTTAACTTATTACATGTAGACTAATTTTCTGTTCGATGTTCTTCAACCTTTTCTGAGACAGTCtgcaatatttatatatatatatattctttccTTTTGTCAGACCCGCATACCAAGCACACGTCCACCGGTTAGAAGCTATAAAGACAAAGTTACTAATTCTTTCATACGTAATCGTTGCGAAACCTATCCAAGCTCGAGCCATGTGTCGAATTGAAGCCGTGACAAACTTGCAGCATCGAGCCTAGTCCACTCAAAAGTGCCTGATACGCGTCATATACCTGCCAAACATCATCATCTTTTACTAAACAGATTGGAATAGAATTCACGTCTTGTTTATGTCTCTTTGAGACTGACTTTCTTCCTGCCACGAGCCGACGAGAGCCGAAATTaacgtgtatatacatatatatgtaggtTTGTTCCAAAATAACAAAAAAAACCGAATAAAATGAACATTACACGTTCGcttgatgcgacaacgcgtacaTGTATCATGCGAACGTAGGAAGAAGCGTAAAGGCGTTACCTCTGTGTAAGCTTGACACATCGCCTCGTAAAGAGTTTGATGCTGCCGTATATGAGATTCTAAGATCGATATTTCGTTAGGCAGGTTTCCAGCATCGCAGGCTTGACTCCATCCCGTAACACTGTCGACATATTGTTCCGCTTTGTGATGAAATACAACGCTCAAACTAAGAACCGCGGTACGCTCGTCCAGACCTGCAGCGAATTCTTTCCAAGCCCGATCCAATCGTCCAGCTACTGCCCTTACGTGGCCGGCGGCGTAGTGTTGTGTTTCAAGTAGGCGACTAGCCATTGTCAAAATCTTATTTATATTCACATAGACGTTCATGGAACTCATCGTGAAATGTTTATGGTCTTCCTGCAAATTTTTAGCTAGTTGATAAGAGCGTCCAATCTCGACGTAGTTCGCCAAAAATCCTTCTCTATTGTGACAAATCCAATCAAACATTTTTTCACAATCCTGTTCAAAGAGCCTCAGTTGGAAGCATTGATCTAATTTCATTCGTTTTATACGCCACAGCTGCAAGAGGTGTCGTTTCGCGGCATGAACAGAATCCAAATGTTGAATCACTAACGCTGCCAGTGCTCGTCCATCGGGATCGGTGCCGCCTGTCGCACCACTCTCTATGCTACCACCTTCGCCACTGCTCGAGGCAATACCTGACGGCAAGTTTACCGTTCAATCCCAACGAATGTAACGAGAATAAGCTTAAATAAGAGTAAGTTTCTTACTGTTATTGAAGCGTTTTAGTAGACGCTGTCCGGCAAGATCGATATCTTCAACCGGGACTTTCAaaattttcttcttcatttcATTGTGTAAATCAATTTCGTGTTTCGCTCCAGCTACGTCATCTGCGAAATCGTTCCGATTTAGATCTTCCCGCAAGTCGTCAAATCTATCGACAAGATCAGCCGCCTGCCACGTGAAATCTTCTACAGCTAATCGCGTTTCGATCCATTGAGCATGATCATATTGCAACGATCCATCTAAGTCTGCGGTTAATTGCGATGGGTCGATTACTTTTGTCAATGCTTCGAGACTTATAGTATTTATCTGAAACAAAGAAAACCAATCTTGTTCAATCTTTTCCTACTTTCCAACGTATCTCTCTTTTATCTCCCGTATGCTGCATCTATCCTCACTTACTTCAAAATTATATTTCTTTTGCTTCGCCAATGATGTCCGTTGTTTCTGCCAAAAATTTTCAGGCTTGATGATAAAAGTAACATGGACTGATTCATGAAAATGCTCGTGTAATACCTAGAATTTACAAAATATCAATCTTCGACATTAAAAGTCTCTGTTCAAGCTTTCATTATATTAAGCTTTTATCGTTACGAGCTTAGAACTCGAGTCTGTGATCGGCAAGCTCCAAATATAATTTCAGAATATCAGATGTTGCTCTCGACAAATCAAAGAACTAGCTCGCGTTATATAATCAACTAAGCATACTTTCGACTGTTACTCAAGAAAAATTCAAAGATCATAGAGCATGATAATTAAAGTATGACCTTCAGAATTGGTTTGACAGAATCCCAAGTAGCACCACGCATATCAACAATCACAGTGAAACACAAACCCCtggcttcatcgctaggaatgGTTAACAGATATTGCAAAAGGCGACGATAGTCCTCAGGTTTGGCCCTTTCGCGCCTTGATGTAGTAGGAAAGACAAGCACGGGCCCGCCTCTGCGATCTCGACCACCTGGCAGAATCGCCAGACGTTCGTGCAGCAAAGGCAAAATGTCCAAAGCCCTTATCCCATCCATTTTTCTCCGCTCTTACACGATCAAGTCGAATCTGCCCATCAATAAGTCACCGTTACGTCAAACTATTGAAAGTTGCGCACGAACAGGGAGAAAACAAATAATCTATCGTGTAAGCAATTAATCCATAAATCTTGTCATGTCAATGCAGTACTTGGCTATGTCAATACATCACTATTGAACAGCAACAAAACGGTGAAACGGAAACGAGAAAAGACCATTGAACTTTTTTTTCTACACTTAACCATTTCGAAAATCATTTGAAAATTCAACTACGATACGTGATCGATTTTACGAAGTATCGAGCACATAAAATTGACATTATATCGACGTAGCGTTCGTCTCGCTATATTATGCCAGTATCTGGCAAAAGATCGAAATATTATCAGAACAGTTACAACCGTCATTACTATTTCAACCGTTCTACCACCATTGTCACGTTACCGAGCTAAAACTGATTTCGCTTAATCGCCAGTGTATTCGTCTAACAATACACGAATAGAGGGAAAGGCGAATAGAGACGTTCCGTTCGGCCTATTTACACGTAAATCGGACTGTCTCTTTCGATTCGATCGGTTCGCGTGCGTACGTACGAAGGTATGTACAACTACGTAGCTTAATACCGTCAGGTAAGACGACAAATCATAAACCACGGCTGAATTAAAATGTACATTGTTTCGCTCACCCGTTCGAAAGACGAATTTGATGAAACCTCGCTTGTTCCCCCGTTTTTATTTGCACCATGCAAATATCGTTCGAAGCGAGCGTGCCGCAACTCATATTGTCCGTTCTACGGTGTTAAAGCTTCTGCATTCCCGATAAATGCCAGGCTCCGTGATCACTACCTGCCAACGGCAGTCTGCCATATTTGAACTGAGACGTACAAGAAATTTTCAGTGATCTCCTCGCTCGAACGTCGTCGTACGACGTATGCATGTAAGTACGTAGAGGGTACATTAATGCTCGTTAACGCCGCGCGAGGGCAGCATACGGCTCTCAGATGTGGTTATTATTCAATGGATAGAATTTGCCATTTTTTCGAATCCTTTAACGTTATCGCATATGTGCTCTGTTTACGAATTTGTCTCTCAACAACGCGATCGATGAATTTAATGAATATGACAatgttaaaaattaaaaatatcacAATGAACAAACAGAAACAAATGTAGCAACGTGACAACTATACTTATCACTGATATTTTTTATTGTGCCTACATATGATACTTTCTTTTCGAGTATAACGATGCAATTAAAATTGGTCGACGAAAGTTTGCTTTCTTCCTGAATAAAGCTTTATCAATTGTAATGTGGCGAGTGATTTCTATGTAAATACGATTTTAACGCTGTTTGAATTTAACATGAGACTCGTGCTTGTGTTAGTGTCGTGCGAAACGTTTACACTCTGAAAGATTGCACTTATGTTTGTGTAATTGTTAAGGGTATGttatttcttaaatttaagtcATCGATGAGAGGACAGTGAGAATTTAAAGGATTGTTGTCGATATTTAAAAACGTTTCTTATTCGATGAGATTTTTAAGCggataataataattttctgtCAATTTGCTTCGAATATTTTGGTACTGATGGATTATCGACACACATTTATCGTTTTTATTTCTTCTACTTGTTCGTTCTAGCTATGGATGAATGGACATAACTTTTTTCTTATAATCGAAGAAATATTTGCATTCGTTTCATTAAAAAAACTTGTATTTTCATATGGTA
This genomic interval from Xylocopa sonorina isolate GNS202 chromosome 18, iyXylSono1_principal, whole genome shotgun sequence contains the following:
- the Trio gene encoding trio Rho guanine nucleotide exchange factor isoform X10 codes for the protein MDGIRALDILPLLHERLAILPGGRDRRGGPVLVFPTTSRRERAKPEDYRRLLQYLLTIPSDEARGLCFTVIVDMRGATWDSVKPILKVLHEHFHESVHVTFIIKPENFWQKQRTSLAKQKKYNFEINTISLEALTKVIDPSQLTADLDGSLQYDHAQWIETRLAVEDFTWQAADLVDRFDDLREDLNRNDFADDVAGAKHEIDLHNEMKKKILKVPVEDIDLAGQRLLKRFNNSIASSSGEGGSIESGATGGTDPDGRALAALVIQHLDSVHAAKRHLLQLWRIKRMKLDQCFQLRLFEQDCEKMFDWICHNREGFLANYVEIGRSYQLAKNLQEDHKHFTMSSMNVYVNINKILTMASRLLETQHYAAGHVRAVAGRLDRAWKEFAAGLDERTAVLSLSVVFHHKAEQYVDSVTGWSQACDAGNLPNEISILESHIRQHQTLYEAMCQAYTEVYDAYQALLSGLGSMLQVCHGFNSTHGSSLDRFRNDYVHSTSKKLLYQLDHLVQVCNQPQGIDHTARKHSQDGHSIDGHAGVSGNPAADYSEGASHVLAVIHQILGHHRALEARWHARKVKLHQRLALRLFQEDVKQVLDWLTNHGEVFIQKNTGVGRNLQKARVYQKSHEHFENVAQNTYTNATKLLTAAQELAHTGECVADEIYAVAQELEAHVRSFATRVEQRRQRLDLAVVFYTHEKELSGWVDELRQELQQDEVAENLETAERLLEQCAQHRLSCMDACTSTIVQGEALLRELRESTDAPDTTGSISAVEAALDRLAGLRQELEELWATRKLRLELCLRLRVFERDALEASGQLEMWAQELQGPPREGSPEQLLRVHNDGVAHMQNTAYQVLQQGQELAQVLEQAGVCIMADGQHSAASRVQVLLEFLNEREMDAEDLAEMRRVRLEQTSQLVQLQTDATHVANWIRNGEAMLLASLRVPENLQDAEQLRIEHEQFQVAIEKTHTSAVQVKHRADALVSANHYDPKSIREVAEDVTKRWQQLVTCAEERHKLVTASINFYKTAEQVRSVLDSLEREYKRDEDWCAGEKASQMPVLIGKHQEQKEAFLKACTLVRRTAETFLKYTNRSLQFYSYQANSVGSESKVKSILEELLSKENRVLEYWTQRKKRLDQCHQYILFERTAKQALEWIRETGELYLATHTNVGKNRIENEQLLREHNEFKGAAKETRERVKLLIQLADNLVEKGHAHAAAIKQSVAEVDQRYKDFSTRMDCYKTQIEDDLGIQSDDGQKDLSIDRNSDPLLEEKIKGKDLKELNEEKRRSARRKEFIMAELLQTERTYVKDLETCIRCFLEETRCGKGNVPPGLQCRESVIFSNMEEIHHFHSNIFLRELEKYETMPEDVGHCFVTWAPKFDMYVTYCKNKPESNQLLVTHGGTWFEELQRKHRVEHPIAAYLIKPVQRITKYQLLLKDLQACCQEGQGEIKDGLEVMLNVPKKANDALHLSMLEGCDVRIDTLGDVVLQDSFTVWDPKQLIRKGRDRHIFLFELYLLFSKEVKDSAGKVKYIYKSRLMTSELGVTEHIEGDECKFAVWTGRAPTSDTRVVLRANSMDAKQLWVKRLREVIQETYFSLSMPKSPAKKSSSQRSSRDLEECASLDDSVENLDRNSLASFGSTNTTDSDKTGVAEVTWVIADHSAAPGSKELTVTKGQQVEVLENGSNISGVNTSEWTHVRLLVAPGQVDPPPEGLVPTSALKQPPPVSSKTSPSRKVAGQQQQQQQQQSQSHYHQQQLSSQDQNIAFSGGVATSVSSSAAGTAGSSASVAVGATPSGLSIQNVVPPVLPDETESIIANDGCGAANTSSPGNKRRGFPGRKWLPPPLRKLSQGKVEKSPPTTTPTSTPTATSTATSVLPLAERPSLKKNVSEKRFKLPSGVKQTRPYRPAAPASINTLITATASMRVSASVSEADLDTELEAGVEVEEEEGETEQSEPELEEDTPEPDYVETLTYSEQNGADDAEEELELPPPMKPITEPILVATANGASGSAITTEGCGKSRTSERSTKILDGATTADLAEIEQIVKERMEQHTGNQERQSLMRTPSGKSSNIAYDGDEDCEEGSLSTSVNTGATTTTAAATTTVMPAVTTMATATTSSPGHVNQEECDPECATLAKRQFVIRELVDTEKDYINDLKQIVDGYMSCMRDPECQIPLPDDLRGGKDKMVFGNIEAIYEWHRDFFLKALERCLERPEELGPLFKRYERKLHMYVVYCQNKPVSEYIVSEYLDTYFEDLRQKLGHRLQLCDLLIKPVQRITKYQLLLREALRLTERTQRISEIEGLRAAVHVMRIIPKAANDMMDVARLQGFDGKITAQGKLLLHGPLLVSELSSILQSKGKEWQVFLFEQNIIFSEAVGKKTQFTSPAYIYKAHIQVNKMSLEEYYDDPEKFVIRSTDPRKPGLGFSCSAIEENGPRKQEWVDTITAILQTQRDFLKAIQSPIAYQKELTKDPFRGVSPESPCRGNVLSTVSSTVPSVSKTNEEERSEIVTGASTSKALATATEATALTTTSLLQRSRTGGSNQDPPQTPSPSKSRLNFLDGFRSTLRPRSPVRNNSVPVHDREREREKGKIRQS